The genomic stretch CGGAACTCTTCCAGTAGGTGAAGCCGTCATCACGCCAGGCTTCGGCCTGAGTGCGCGTCACATCATCCATACTGTCGGTCCAGTCTGGCATGGAGGAGATCGTGACGAACCTCGATTGCTCAGGCAGGCATATGCCAACTCCCTTCTACTGGCACATCAGCATGAACTCCACTCCATAGCCTTTCCTGCCATTTCTTGTGGCGTATACGGATATCCTGCGGAACAGGCCGCTGGGATAGCGCTTGGCGAACTCAAGTCCGGGCTGCAAGACGGTCTGGTCTCAGAAATTTTCATGGTATTGCATGGCCGCACCGCTTTCGACGTATGGCGTAATGCAGCCGAAGACTGCCTGTAATCAGGCAAGGAGATAGTATGCAACTCAGAGGAACAACCATTGTCGCGGTCAAAGACGAAAACGGTACCGCGGTAGCAGGCGACGGACAGGTAACTTTCGGCCAGTCTGTCGTCATGAAACATACGGCTCGCAAGGTTCGTCGGATTTACAAGGACAAGGTCACCGTCGGATTCGCCGGTGCCACAGCCGATGCCTTCACCCTTTCCGAGCGGTTTGAGGCCAAACTGGAGAGTTATGCCGGTAACCTGCTTCGTGCAGCGGTGGAGCTGGCGAAAGATTGGCGCACAGATAAGTACTTGCGCAAACTGGAAGCAATGCTGCTGGCCGCTGACGGCGAACATGTCCTGATCATCTCCGGCACCGGTGATGTCATCGAGCCGGACGACGGCGTTGCTGCCATTGGTTCGGGGGGCTCCTACGCTCTTGCAGCCGCTCGGGCTCTCCAACGCTCTACCGATCTGCCAGCCAGTGAAATCGCTCAAAAGGCCATGGAAATCGCTGCGGAAATCTGCGTTTACACCAACGACAATATTGTCCTGGAAGCACAGGAAAAATAACACACTTATCGCAATCGTGGCTTGCTGCTCTCAATGAAGGTCAGCGTAAAAGCACAAGCGAGATGTGGAGGCTATTCATATTATGAGTAATTTGACACCCAGAGAAATCGTTTCCGAACTCGACAGATATATCATCGGACAAAATGACGCCAAGCGCATGGTAGCCATCGCCATGCGTAACCGTTGGCGTCGTCAGCAGATTGATCCTGATCTTCGTGATGAAATTTCCCCCAAAAACATCATCCTCATGGGACCTACCGGCGTTGGTAAAACCGAAATTGCCCGCCGACTTGCCAAGCTGACCCATTGTCCGTTCTTCAAGGTGGAAGCAACCAAGTTCACCGAAGTCGGTTACGTTGGTCGGGATGTGGAATCCATGATTCGTGACCTGATGGAAATCGGTGTGAGCATGGTCCACAAAGAGGAAACCGAGAAGGTGCGCATCAAGGCGGAAAAACATGCTGAAGAGCGGCTTCTTGACCTGTTGCTGCCGCGAAGCACTCCCAAGAGTAGTGGGGGGCCTGCCGGATTCTTTATGGGCTCTGCCAATGGCGAGGTTGAAGAGAAGCCCGAGCCGCCCAAAGATGATGCCACGCGGGAGAAATTCCGCCAGATGTTCCGTGCAGGGCAGCTGGATGACCGCGAGGTGGAACTGGAAGTGACCATGCAGTCCGGTGCTCAGGTCGAGATAATGGCCATTCCGGGCATGGAAGAGATGGGCTCCAACCTGCAAAACGCCTTTTCCAACATGTTCCCCGGCAAGAAAAAGCCCCGGAAGATGAAGATCAAGGATGCCTATCAGGTCCTGATTGATGAAGAGGCTGACAAGCTCATCGATCCTGATGCCGTGAACGAGCTTGCTCGCGAGCGAGTGGAGCAGCAGGGTATCCTCTTTGTGGACGAGATGGACAAAATCGCTTCCCGACAGGACGCTGGCGGCGGAACCGATGTTTCCAGAGAAGGGGTGCAGCGTGACCTGTTGCCCATCGTGGAAGGAAGTGTGGTCAACACCAAGTACGGCATGGTCAAGACCGATCACATCCTGTTCATTGCTGCTGGTGCGTTTCACTTTGCCAAGCCGTCGGACCTCATCCCCGAGTTGCAGGGTCGCTTCCCTCTGAGGGAAGAGTTGAATTCCCTGCACAAGGAAGAGTTTTACCGTATCCTTACGGAGCCCAAGAATGCACTGACAGTGCAATACAAGGCGCTGCTCGAAACCGAAGGCGTATCTGTCGACTTCACCAAGGAAGCCTTGGAAGAGATTGCCGAGACTGCCGAAAAGATCAACGAGGAAACCGAAAACATCGGCGCTCGTCGATTGTACACCATACTGGAAAAGATACTGGCGAAGCTCTCCTTCGAGGCGCCGGACAAGTCCGGGCAGACCATTACCATTGATCGTGAATACGTCCGCTCACAACTGAGTGACGTCATCGAGGATCGCGACCTGTCGCGTTACATTCTGTAGGAGTGACAATGCACGCTGGGATTGATCTTATCGGCGTTCCGCTCGATGAAAATTCGTCATACATGCGAGGTGCGACAGCCGGACCTGCTGCGGTCGTTGAAGCGCTTCGATGCGATTCGGCCAACATGTGGGCGGAAACAGGGGTTGATCTCGCTGATGTCCTTCATGAGAAGGGTGATCTGGTGTTGCCATCCGGCGAAGCTGCGATTCACACTATTCATGCCGCAGCAAAGGAAGCGGGGAAATCGGGAAGCAAGCCGTTGTTTCTCGGCGGAGACCATTCCATAACGTATCCGCTGGTCAAGGGACTGGCGGCGAGTGTGGGGGAGTTCTCCATACTCCATTTTGATGCTCACCCGGATTGCTACCATGCGTTCGAGGGCAACCGGTACTCCCATGCAAGCCCGTTTTCGCGGATCATGGAGGACGGGCTGTGCAAGCGTCTTGTCTCTGTTGGTATACGGACTGCCCATGGGCATCAGCGTGACCAGCGCGATACCTTTGGTATCGAGTGGCTGGAGATGAAAGACCAGCAGTCCTGGCCTGCTTTGTCGTTTGATGAGCCGGTGTATATCAGCTTTGATCTCGATGCGCTCGATCCGGCCTTTGCACCGGGAGTATCACACCATGAACCCGGCGGCATGTCGGTTCGGGAGGCTCTGCATATCATTCATTCCATCAACGTTCCGGTCATTGGAGCGGATGTTGTGGAGCTGAATCCTCAGCGCGATCTCAACGGTGTTACCGGCATGGTCGCTGCCAAGCTGGCCCGAGAGATCGCAGGAATGATGCTCAAGAATTAACCGTGATTTATACGAATAAAAAGGGCGAAGGATCATCATGATCCTTCGCCCTTTTTGATTGTATTTGATTGAGCTTATTTGACTTCGTCGGCTTCGCCTTTCACTTCGGCAATGGCTTCGGCATACGCCTGGAAGACGTCGTCACGGTTGATGAGGCCGATAATCTCCGAAGTATCGGTTTCGGATACAACCGGAATCTGACCGTAGTCGGTGTTCACGAAGCGAAGGAGCGCCTGATACAAGTCATAGTCAGGTCGTACGTAGACCGGCCTGGACATGAGGTCGCGCACCACAACGAGGTCGTGCAGGTCTTCCTCGAACATCCAGTTGCGGACGTTATGAATGGAAACCATGCCCACGAACCAGCCGTCTTCGGATCGTCTGACCGGGAAGTAGAGCTGATCCGAGTTGGCAATGATGTCCGTCAACGCCTTGAGTGTCGTGGATTCTTCCAGAACAATGACTTCACCGGGGTTGTAGAAGTCAGACACATGCATCTGCTCAAGGACGTTGATGGTAGCGTCCTCAGCGTGTGCCGGTGATTCAAACTTGTTCTCAACCTGATGCTCGTAGAGCGATACCTTGCGGCAAAGCACCAGACATAGTGCCGAGGCAAGCATCAGCGGAGCAAGCAGGCCATAGCCCTGAGTCAGCTCCGTGACCATGATCAGCGGCCCAATGGGAGCACTGGCGACACCGGCGAAGAATGCAGCCATGCCGACCAGAATGTAGGCGCCAGGTTGCGTGACAATATCCGGGAAGAAATGGTGCCCGAACTTGCCTACGAGACCGCCGGACATGCCGCCCACGAACAGGGCCGGCGCGAACATGCCGCCTGACATGCCGGAGCCGATGGTGACCGAGGTAGCCACGGTTTTACCGACGATGATGTAGCACATGCCAAGGGCCGGAATCTGTCCCAGAATAGCTAACTCAAGCCAGCCATATCCACCTGAGAGCACACCACCGATGATCAGTCCATCCTGCGCGGTGTGCGGGTAAAGGATACCGATGAGTCCCATGGCGAGACCGCCAATGCCCATGGACCAGATGATGCCGAGCTTTTCGCGAAGCGGGTAGAATATGTTGTATTTGATGATGGTGAATGTACGAATGTACATCCAACCGACAGCGGCGCAGACAAAGGCGAGCAGTACGTAGAAAATCAGCTCGCGCGGGTCATGGAACGAAAAGCGGGGGATGCCGAAAATCGGTTCGGTTCCGTAAAAGAACGTGAAGATGGAGTAGGAAACAACCGAACTCATGACCGAAGGCAGAATGGCCTCTGCCTCGAAGTCTTCGCGGTAGATAACCTCAACAGCGGTCAACGCACCACCAAGGGGGGCGCGGAATATGGCGCCAAGGCCACCGGCTGCGCCGGAGAGCAGGAGGAGGCGGCGTTCCTTGGCGGAAAAGTCGAACTTGTTGGCGAGCCACGAGCCGAGGCCAGCCCCAATCTGAGTGATGGGACCTTCGCGACCGGCGCTACCACCCGAGGCGATAGTCAGAACAGAGCATGCGCCGCGGATGAGCGCAACACGCCCCTTGATGACGCCACCCTGATTGTGGAACGCATTGATGGTTGCATCGGTGCCGTCTGTACCGCCTGTGACAGTCTCGGGGATGAACTTGTTGACCAGCCAGCCGGTGAGGAGGGCGGTTCCTGTCGTGAACACCGGAATCAGCCATGGGCGGAACTCCCCATGGGGTCCATGGAAGATACCTTCACCTGCGGGTTCCGGATAAACCAGTCCGGCCAGATTGTGTTGCAGAATGAACTTGCCTATTTCAACCAACCAGAAGAAGGCGACAGCGACAAGACCGGACATGGTGCCGACGAGGACGCCGATAACCAGCCAGCGAAAAGATGCAACGGTTGAATAGGCTTTGGCAAACGAGCGCCAGTAATTGAAGAATTGGGTGAAAAGGCTCATGACTATTTTTGTGTGCGGGCATTACCGAGGTCGGGGCGGGTCAGCTTGATGGCAGCATCGGGCTGGGCGAGTATCTGCCTGCCCAACTCTATGTCCTTGCCGATGCGCTCTTTGAGCTCGTCGATGCCGGAGAATTTTTTTTCATCACGGATGCGTTGTACGAAGTGTGCCTGTATTTCGCGACCATACAGGTCACCTTTGAAATCCAGAAGGTGGGCTTCCACAGACAGGGCATCATTATCAAAAGTGGGGTTCTTCCCGATATTGGCTACGCCCTGGTAAACGTCATCGTCCACTTCAACCCAAATGGCATATACGCCGGGTTTGGGGAACAGTTCGTCCACCAGCTTGAGGTTGGCCGTTGGAAATCCGAGCAACCGTCCGCCGCGATTCATGCCATGAACGACTTCACCGCGAACCTGATAGAAGCGGCCGAGCAAAGGGCGGACAGACCAGACCTGACCAGCCTGGACCAGATCACGGATACGGGTTGAGCTGACCACTGCGCCATCCACAGAGACAGGATCGAGCCTGTCGACTGTGAATCCTTTCTTTTGACCAAGAGCACTCAATGTCTCAAAGTTTCCGGCTCGTCCTTTGCCCAGGTGGTAGTCATAGCCAATGATCATTTCCTTCATATTGAGTGTGTCCAGCAGGTATTTTTGAACAAATTCTTCAGGAGAGAGCTTGGCCATATCCATGGTAAAATGCAGCAGCAGGCATACTTGCGGGCCGTATTGGGAAATGAGCTCCAACTTTTGCTGGGTCAACGTGATGAATGGCGGGTTGCGATCATCGCGAAGGACGCGAAGCGGATGCGGATCGAATGTTACGACGACACTGACCAAACCGCGAGCCTCTGCACGAGCGCAGGCAAGGCTGATGAGTTTTTGGTGACCTTTGTGAACACCGTCGAAGTTGCCGATGGTGACGCATGATCCGGCAATGATGTCCTTGATATCTTCTGGGTTCCTGGCGACGATCATAAAATTTTGTCTTCCGGGGTTAGGTAAAAATGAGGTTGGGAGGATACGTTAAAACCGCCCGCTCTTCAAGCGCGGGTCTTAGGTGTCGGCCGTTCGCTCCTTGAGGGTATTTTGAAAATCTTCCAGTCGTTTTTTCTGCTCATCCGACTTTGCATCTTTTTCAGCCTGTACAGCGTGATAGTTGGCTTTTTTTATGTTGCCGGAATACATGGCCGCATAGGCAAGATGCAGATTGCCGCTGAAAACATCGCCTGACTGGCCGAGCATGCGTCCGAGGTGCTGGTGAACTTCCGCATCTTCAGGGACTAGATCGAGCACTTTTTTCATGTTGGCGATGGCTCGGTCGGATTGACCGGCGTCGGCCTGAAGGCGTGACAGGTAGAAAAGTCCCAGAGCATCGCGTGAATTCTGGATGACGGCCTTTTGCAGGTAAGGGAATGCCTTGTCGTGCTGTCCGGTCTTGAAAAAGAAAATGCCGGTTTCACGACTGACCAACGGGTCATTGGCATCCATTTCCAACGCTTTCTGAAACGATGCAAGAGCGCTCTTGTTATCCTTGAGGCGCTGATGCGCTATGCCGAGTCCAATGTAGTCCATGGCGGAATACTCGGCCTTGGGCTTGTTGTTGAAGTAGGCGAGGGCGGTATTGGCCGGGGACATTTTGGCGCGGACCATTGGCTGCAAGCGCTTGAGCAGGGCATCGTTGTCTTCGCGTTCTCCAAAGGCTGGAGGCATGCGGCTTATTCTGTCGTTCAGATAGGATATACGTTCCGTCAGACCCGGGTGAGTCGACAGGTACGAAGGGATATTTGCGCCGCTGTCAAACCAGCGGTTCTTCATCATGATCTCAAAGGTCTGTGGCATGCCTTCAGGGTTGTATCCGGCCTTGACCATGGAGTTGAGACCGACGTGATCTGCTTCGCGTTCATCGTCCTGCGAATATTTGAGCATGGCGGTGTGCGCCAGCCCCTGTGTACCCATCATCACGGCTTGGGCAGCATCTCCGCCGCCTGCCATGCCGAGAAATACACCGGCCAGCATTCCGGCTACGGAAAGCATCCCGATTTTACCCTGCTTTTCTAGCCGGCTCGCCATGTGGCGCTGGGAAACGTGCGCGAGTTCGTGTGCAATGACGCCAGCAAGCTGTGATTCGGATTCCACTTCCTGGATCAGCCCTGTAAAAATATAGATATATCCGCCGGGGATGGCGAAGGCGTTGAGTATCGGATTGGCGACGACAGCGCTGGTGATAGTAAACGGCATAGGGCGCTTGGCCGCAACGATGCGCTGAACGAGCGTGTCCACATAATCGGTGATGTAGGTATCACCGACCATGCCCATCTGCATGCGGATGAGGCGATCAAAGTTCCTGCCCATTTCGTTTTCGTCACGAATGGTGATCTTCTTCGGTAAGATGCTCGCATGCGCAGATACTGCCGGAGTTACAATGAGCAACAACGCAAGCAACGGGGCAAATATGATGGAAAGGCGTTTCACGGGCAATCCTGTGTTGAGTTGATTGCGCTCATTGTAATCATTTATGGGGGTAAGGCAACCTTGTGCGTGGATATGCACTAAACAGCGAAGCGGCCCGGAGGCCGCTTCGTTTGTATCGTTTTGGTTGTTCCTATTTGGACATTGAGTCGAGGAACTGCTTGTTGTTTTTGGTGCCTTTCATCTTTCCTCTCAGGAACTCCATCGAATCCATGGAACTCATGGGTGACAGGAGCTTGCGGAGAATCCAGACTCGGTTGAGGACATCTTCGCCGAGAAGCAGCTCTTCCTTGCGGGTACCGGAGCGGTTGATGTCGATGGCAGGGTAGACGCGCTTCTCTGAGAGATGGCGATCCAGGTAGAGCTCCATGTTGCCGGTTCCTTTGAATTCTTCAAAGATGACTTCATCCATGCGGGAGCCGGTGTCGATGAGAGCGGTAGAGATAATGGTCAGGGAGCCGCCTTCCTCGATGTTTCGAGCGGCACCAAAGAATCGTTTGGGACGCTGCAGAGCGTTGGCATCGATACCGCCGGAAAGTACGCGGCCGGACGACGGGGTGACAGCGTTATACGCACGGCCCAGTCGGGTGATGGAATCGAGAAGAATGACAACGTCACGCTTGCGCTCGACCAGTCGCTTGGCTTTTTCAATGACCATGTCGGCAACCTGAACGTGGCGCTGCGGCGGTTCGTCGAAGGTGGAGGAAACAACCTCTGCCTTGACTGTGCGCTGCATGTCGGTCACTTCCTCAGGCCGTTCATCAATGAGGAGAACGATCAGATCGACCTCGGGATGATTGGCATTGATGGAGTTGGCTATGGTCTGGAGCATGATGGTCTTACCGGTGCGGGGCGGTGCCACGATGACGCCGCGCTGGCCTTTACCGATAGGAGCCAGAAGATCGATGATGCGGGAGGAGTAATTTTTGTCGCCGTTTTCCAGCTTGAGCTGTTCTTCGGGATACAGTGGGGTCAGGTTGTCGAACAGAACCAAATTTTTGGAGTGTTCGGGTTTTTCAAAGCCGATTTCGCTGACCCGTAGTAGTGCGAAATAGCGTTCGCCTTCTTTCGGTGGGCGAATCTGTCCGGAGACAACATCACCTTTACGCAGTCCGAAGCGGCGAATCTGGGACGGAGACACGTAGATGTCGTCTGGGCCCGGCATGTAAGAGTACATTGGAGAACGCAGGAAGCCGAATCCGTCGGGCAGGATTTCCAAAACGCCGTCGCCGAATATCTGGCCGTTTTGGGAGGCACACTGCTGCAGGAGCTCGAAAATCAGCTCCTGCTTGCGCATGCCGCTTGGGTTCTCTACCTCCAGCTGTACAGCCAGGTCAGTGAGATCCTGCATGGATTTGAGTTTGAGTTCCGCAAGATTGAGTTTGCTGACGCCGTTACCATTGGTAGACGTGCTGACAACTGGTTTTTTCTTGCTTTTTGTGGCGGGCTTGCGTTTTGGCTTTGTGGTTTCTTTGCCGGTTTTCTTTTCGGGCATAGGTGTGAAATTCAGTTTTTAAAGGGTTTTAGCATGATATATTGATGAGCCCTTTCGGGCTTCGTCGCAGATTGTAGTCACCTGCTGATAATGCGGGGTGAGAGGGGCAAATCATAGAAGTGCCCAAAGGGGGTAATTGTCATTACCTCGTGCTGCGGTCTGTCAGCGCTGTGCGCTGGAAAACAATATTGTGGGGTATATGAATCAAGCCGCAGATGCGGCGACAAAACCGAGTTATCCTAAACAGGAAGCCTTGACAACCCCTTAACGTCTATCTTTCGATAAAAACGTACCAGTACATGTTTATTCGCTGGATTCCTGCGCTGCGATGACGTCTGCAAACATTTCGTTGATGTCTTCCTTAATGGATTCCTGATCGCGGTCCACGGAATAAGCAAGTTCCATGGAAACCAGTCCCATTGCCTGTTCCAACAAGCGGCGCTCACCAAAGGAGAGTTCCTTGTCTTTTCCGATAAGGAACAGTTCTTTGAGAACATAAGCGACATCGCCGAGATCGCCGCTTTTCAGTTTTTCGGAATACTCACGATACCGTCGGTTCCAGTTCTGCCCGGTATACCCGGTGAATTCGGAACGGTCATTGAGGGACTCGAAAATAGCATGACCATGCTCAGCGTCACAGACAGGACGCAAACCAACATTGGTGGCATTGGCAACAGGCACCATTAATGTCACGTTGTTGCTAAGAATACGAACGATATAGAAGTCGGCTTTGACACCACCGATTTCCTGCGATTCGATTCGTTCGACTCGACCAACTCCCTGAGAGGGATACACAACTAATTCATTAACCTTGAACACTGGAAACCAAGCTCCTTGCTTCTGGCTTTTCACATGCGCAGATAGAGATCATACCTAAAACGGACGAAAGAGTCCATGGAGAAAGCCGACTAGCTGTCGGTCCTTGCCGGGGTCTCTTCTTTTCTCTCTTCTGTTTTTTCTTTCTCTTCGGGTACTGTGATGGAAAAACTGTTGATGTGCTGAGTGGCGAAGCCTGCGCCTCGTCTATAAAAAATATCTAACCCTTTGCTGGCGTGGGCCATCACTTCAGGGATATGGCTGGCATTTTCGGGAAGAAAGGGTTCCAGAACCCAATCGCTGATAGGTTTGTACTTGTCATCCGGTCGACCAACTCCCAATCGCAAGCGGTAAAAAGAAGGGGTATTGAGAAACTCCTGAATGGAAGTAAGGCCATTGTGACCATTGTTTCCACCGCCTTTCTTGAGCTTCATGCGACCGACTGGCAGATCCAGTTCGTCGTGGATGACCATCACCTTATCTGGAGTAAGGCCATGCCGTCCACATATTTTGGCGACAGCCTTTCCGCTTCGATTCATGTAGGTTTGCGGTTTGGCGAGGAGTCGGTATGCCCCGGCGAACTTTATCTTCCAGAGTTCGTAGTCTCCAGATTCCTCAATCCGCTCCAGGCGCATGTTCTTGCGAGCTTCACCCATGGTGAGCAGAGAATCTATGAGCATGAACCCTATATTATGGCGGGTATCTGCATACTTGGGGCCGGGATTGCCCAGGCCGACGATGACGCTTTTATATTCCATGGTGGTGCCGCAAGGTTACATTTGGAGTGTGCAAAGCAGTATAGCAGCGTCTTTGCCAGGAATCAAAAACTCCCGGAACACGGATAACCGTGCTCCGGGAGATCATAACATTATTGGGTCCGAAGTTATTCTTCGGTTGCTTCTGCAGTTTCTTCCGCAGCTTCTTCTTCACCCTCTTCAGCTTCGGACTCTTCAGCCTTCGGAGCAACGGTGATAACAGCGTAGTTTTCTTCAAAGGTGGGAACGACACCTTCGGGGAAGTTGATGTCTTCGAGGTGGACGGAGTCCATGATCTCGAGACCGGAAATGTCGATGGTGATGGTCTCAGGAATAGACATGGGCTTACAGACAACTTCAACAGTGTCACGAAGCACCTGCAGAGTACCACCGGCTTTTTCGCCCGGAGCGGAACCAACCAGCTCGAAAGGTACGGAAACCTTGATTTCGGAATCCAAGTCTACGCCGAAGAAGTCGACATGCTCGGGGAATCCGAGGATCGGCTCATTGCGGATGCGCCACAGCAGTGCAGGCATGGTTTCGGTCTTGCCATCTTTTTCGATGACCAGTTCGAAAACCTGGGAGTTACCGACCTGTGCGTAAGCTTTTTCCAGAGGAACCAGCTCTACCTGGACAGGAAGGTTTGCACCCTTGGCGTTGTAGTAGATGCCTGGGACCATGCCAGCGGCACGGAGGCGACGGTTGGGGCCTTTGCCCAGCTTGGTACGCTCTTGAACATTCAGTTTGAGCAGTTCTGCCATGATAGTTCTCCTTGTTACGCCCTGGCCGTTCACCATGAACGGACGCTCGCGCTTTAAAAGGTTGTGCGGCTGAGGTTCAACCGCCGTGATATTTCTTTATACGAACAGTACGGACACGGAAGATTCCGTGTGCACATTGTTGATGGCTTTGGCCAACAGGGAAGCTACGGAACGAACCTTGATCTTCTGACAGCAATTTTCGCCGTTCAGAGGGATGGTGTCGGTAACGATGACTTCGGAAAATGCGGATTCCTCAAGGCGCTGCATTGCAGGACCGGAAAGAACCGGGTGCGTGGCGCTGGCCATGACTTCCTTGGCGCCGTTATCCATGATGACGTTGGCGGCTGCACACATGGTACCGGCAGTGTCGATCATGTCATCAACGACGACAGCGACCTTGTCGCGGACATCGCCAATGATGTGCATGGCTTTAGCCTGGTTGGGTGCGTCGCGACGTTTGTCGACGATGGCAAGGGAGGCTCCGAGGCGCTTGGCGTAGGCACGGGCGCGTTCCACACCACCAGCATCCGGAGAGATAATGACGAAGTCGTCATCACGATCGCGGAGGTGCTCAAGCAGAACGGGAGCGGCGAACAGGTTGTCCACGGGACAGTCAAAGAATCCCTGGATCTGGCCTGCGTGCAGGTCACAAGTGACCAGACGCTGCATGCCTGCTGCGGACAACATGTCGGCAACCAGCTTGGCGGAAATGGGTGCTCTTGGAACGACCTTGCGGTCCTGACGGGCGTAGCCGAAGTACGGCACAACCGCTGTCACGCGAGAAGCGCTGGCACGCTTAAGCGCATCCAGCATCAGGCAGAGTTCCATGAGGTGGTAGTTGACGGGAGAGCAGGTGGGCTGGATGACAAAGACGTCATCGCCTCGAACGTTTTCGCCAATTTCGATACGGATTTCACCGTCGGAAAAGCGCTCACGAAGTACCGGTGACGGTTTGGTTCCCAGATGTTCGCAGATGGCCTCAGCCAACTGCGGGCTCGCAGAACCGCTGATGATCTTCAACTCTCCGTGCATGTCAATCCCCGCAAATGCAATGTTTTATGGAAAAAGTGGCTGGGGCGGGAGGATTTGAACCCCCGAATGTCAGGACCAAAACCTGATGTCTTACCACTTGACGACGCCCCAGCATGTATATTGCTTCAAGCCGTTCGCTGCGTTGCTGCCCGATTATTCGGCGTTTGTCAACAACGTCCGTCAGCGTTTCGTGACGGGAACGGTGGTCGGCATCGCTTTGCAGGACCGGCCTTTCGGCCGACGGTCTGTCATGAACAGGCCGTCATGAATATTTCAATACCGTTCTTCTCAAGGTGGGCAGCAGCACTTTCAGCGTTCGCTCTATCTCTGAACAATCCGAAAATCGTGGCTCCGGAACCGCTCATTGATGCGGCCATCGCACCAGACTGCATAAGCCTTTCCTTGATTGATCGCAGCTCTGGATGCTGCGAAAAAACTATCGATTCAAGGTCGTTTTCCACAACCAAGGTCGAATCGGGAGAAGAGTTCTTAGTAAGGTTCGCGGGCGTTGTCAAGGATTCCTTGATCGATATGGATTCCTGTTTTTCGTCCCACGCCTTGAAGGCCCACGGCGTATCAACGTGCAAATCGGGCATGGCCAGAAGCAGGGTGAAGCCGGACAGGGAGATGTCACTCGCTTCCAGCTTTTCGCCTACACCTTGCGCCCGAGCAGGGCCATCCATCAGAAAGAAAGGAACATCTGCGCCAAGTCCGACTGCGAGCTGAATCAGTTCATCATGGGGGAGGGCTTTTGTCCCGGCATTCTCGTTGAGCCAGCGCAGGATGGTTGCGCCATTGGACGAACCGCCCCCCAGGCCGCCGCCCATGGGAATGTTCTTGTTCAGTGTGACAAACATACCGGGTTGATACCCTGTAGCTTCGCCAAATGCCTTCCATGCCTTATAGATAAGGTTGGATGTTGATTCCAGATCAGGATTTTCAGGGCAACGCATGAACATGTGCTCGTCGTGACCGGGCTCTATGCGTATGGTGTCGTAGAGTCCGTGGATCGGATAGAAGAGCGTGTCGAGTTCATGATACCCGTCCTGACGCAGGCCGAGTACTTTCA from Pseudodesulfovibrio profundus encodes the following:
- a CDS encoding macro domain-containing protein, producing MQRWKIGSGNLVVMQGDITTLEVDAIVNAANSRLAGGGGVDGAIHDAAGIISLQRACKKIIAEIGTLPVGEAVITPGFGLSARHIIHTVGPVWHGGDRDEPRLLRQAYANSLLLAHQHELHSIAFPAISCGVYGYPAEQAAGIALGELKSGLQDGLVSEIFMVLHGRTAFDVWRNAAEDCL
- the hslV gene encoding ATP-dependent protease subunit HslV; the protein is MQLRGTTIVAVKDENGTAVAGDGQVTFGQSVVMKHTARKVRRIYKDKVTVGFAGATADAFTLSERFEAKLESYAGNLLRAAVELAKDWRTDKYLRKLEAMLLAADGEHVLIISGTGDVIEPDDGVAAIGSGGSYALAAARALQRSTDLPASEIAQKAMEIAAEICVYTNDNIVLEAQEK
- the hslU gene encoding ATP-dependent protease ATPase subunit HslU, which produces MSNLTPREIVSELDRYIIGQNDAKRMVAIAMRNRWRRQQIDPDLRDEISPKNIILMGPTGVGKTEIARRLAKLTHCPFFKVEATKFTEVGYVGRDVESMIRDLMEIGVSMVHKEETEKVRIKAEKHAEERLLDLLLPRSTPKSSGGPAGFFMGSANGEVEEKPEPPKDDATREKFRQMFRAGQLDDREVELEVTMQSGAQVEIMAIPGMEEMGSNLQNAFSNMFPGKKKPRKMKIKDAYQVLIDEEADKLIDPDAVNELARERVEQQGILFVDEMDKIASRQDAGGGTDVSREGVQRDLLPIVEGSVVNTKYGMVKTDHILFIAAGAFHFAKPSDLIPELQGRFPLREELNSLHKEEFYRILTEPKNALTVQYKALLETEGVSVDFTKEALEEIAETAEKINEETENIGARRLYTILEKILAKLSFEAPDKSGQTITIDREYVRSQLSDVIEDRDLSRYIL
- the speB gene encoding agmatinase; the encoded protein is MHAGIDLIGVPLDENSSYMRGATAGPAAVVEALRCDSANMWAETGVDLADVLHEKGDLVLPSGEAAIHTIHAAAKEAGKSGSKPLFLGGDHSITYPLVKGLAASVGEFSILHFDAHPDCYHAFEGNRYSHASPFSRIMEDGLCKRLVSVGIRTAHGHQRDQRDTFGIEWLEMKDQQSWPALSFDEPVYISFDLDALDPAFAPGVSHHEPGGMSVREALHIIHSINVPVIGADVVELNPQRDLNGVTGMVAAKLAREIAGMMLKN
- a CDS encoding chloride channel protein, which translates into the protein MSLFTQFFNYWRSFAKAYSTVASFRWLVIGVLVGTMSGLVAVAFFWLVEIGKFILQHNLAGLVYPEPAGEGIFHGPHGEFRPWLIPVFTTGTALLTGWLVNKFIPETVTGGTDGTDATINAFHNQGGVIKGRVALIRGACSVLTIASGGSAGREGPITQIGAGLGSWLANKFDFSAKERRLLLLSGAAGGLGAIFRAPLGGALTAVEVIYREDFEAEAILPSVMSSVVSYSIFTFFYGTEPIFGIPRFSFHDPRELIFYVLLAFVCAAVGWMYIRTFTIIKYNIFYPLREKLGIIWSMGIGGLAMGLIGILYPHTAQDGLIIGGVLSGGYGWLELAILGQIPALGMCYIIVGKTVATSVTIGSGMSGGMFAPALFVGGMSGGLVGKFGHHFFPDIVTQPGAYILVGMAAFFAGVASAPIGPLIMVTELTQGYGLLAPLMLASALCLVLCRKVSLYEHQVENKFESPAHAEDATINVLEQMHVSDFYNPGEVIVLEESTTLKALTDIIANSDQLYFPVRRSEDGWFVGMVSIHNVRNWMFEEDLHDLVVVRDLMSRPVYVRPDYDLYQALLRFVNTDYGQIPVVSETDTSEIIGLINRDDVFQAYAEAIAEVKGEADEVK
- a CDS encoding bifunctional riboflavin kinase/FAD synthetase: MIVARNPEDIKDIIAGSCVTIGNFDGVHKGHQKLISLACARAEARGLVSVVVTFDPHPLRVLRDDRNPPFITLTQQKLELISQYGPQVCLLLHFTMDMAKLSPEEFVQKYLLDTLNMKEMIIGYDYHLGKGRAGNFETLSALGQKKGFTVDRLDPVSVDGAVVSSTRIRDLVQAGQVWSVRPLLGRFYQVRGEVVHGMNRGGRLLGFPTANLKLVDELFPKPGVYAIWVEVDDDVYQGVANIGKNPTFDNDALSVEAHLLDFKGDLYGREIQAHFVQRIRDEKKFSGIDELKERIGKDIELGRQILAQPDAAIKLTRPDLGNARTQK